One part of the Candidatus Marinimicrobia bacterium CG08_land_8_20_14_0_20_45_22 genome encodes these proteins:
- a CDS encoding quaternary ammonium compound-resistance protein SugE: MLNLSVKLCSNASWIILIIAGLFEVVWAVGMKYTEGFSRLIPSIYTITAMFIIFGLLSMAIRIIPIGTAYAVWTGIGVVGTAMLGILLFHEPATLFRIVCIVVILSGIVGLKLANHF; encoded by the coding sequence ATGCTGAATCTATCGGTTAAACTGTGTTCAAATGCATCTTGGATAATTCTGATTATTGCCGGACTTTTTGAGGTGGTATGGGCAGTCGGAATGAAATATACGGAAGGTTTTTCGAGACTGATACCTTCAATCTATACAATAACTGCGATGTTTATAATTTTTGGTCTATTATCGATGGCAATCAGGATTATTCCGATCGGGACGGCGTATGCAGTTTGGACGGGAATCGGTGTCGTTGGAACGGCGATGCTTGGAATTCTGTTATTTCACGAACCGGCCACTCTTTTTCGAATCGTCTGCATCGTTGTTATACTTTCCGGAATTGTCGGACTGAAGTTAGCCAACCATTTTTAA
- the amrS gene encoding AmmeMemoRadiSam system radical SAM enzyme — MREARYYKKLDGKNIQCQLCPKSCIVSPGQRGYCRVRENRDGVYHTLVYGRLCTINLDPIEKKPLFHFLPGTTAVSVATAGCNVQCKFCQNWNIAQVKPEDIPFEYLSPEALVSLTKSQQSPTIAFTYNEPTIFIEYILDTAALAKQRGVHSVMISNGFIQKQPLLDLCKVLSAYKVDFKAFSEKFYSEVVSGSMKPVLDTMVRIKEQGVWLEIVNLVIPTQNDDRNSLRELSRWVVNNLGTDTPVHFTRFYPHYQMNNLPPTPTRTLETAYEIAREAGIQYVYIGNVPPNKKENTYCPYCGSLLIERAGFSVISNKIVDGKCSVCQAKIPGIWR, encoded by the coding sequence ATTCGTGAGGCTCGCTATTATAAAAAGTTGGATGGGAAGAACATTCAGTGTCAGCTTTGCCCGAAGAGTTGCATCGTTTCGCCGGGACAACGCGGTTATTGCAGGGTGCGCGAAAACCGGGATGGCGTCTATCACACATTAGTTTACGGAAGGTTATGTACAATTAACCTCGATCCGATCGAGAAAAAACCGCTATTCCACTTTTTGCCGGGAACGACGGCGGTTTCGGTTGCCACTGCCGGATGTAATGTTCAATGCAAATTCTGCCAGAATTGGAATATTGCACAGGTTAAGCCGGAAGATATCCCATTCGAATATTTGTCCCCAGAAGCCTTAGTCAGTTTGACGAAATCCCAACAGTCGCCGACGATAGCCTTTACCTATAACGAGCCGACGATTTTTATTGAATATATTCTTGACACGGCGGCGCTTGCCAAACAACGCGGCGTTCACAGCGTGATGATTTCCAATGGATTTATCCAAAAACAGCCTCTGCTGGATTTATGCAAAGTTCTTTCCGCATATAAGGTCGATTTTAAGGCGTTTTCGGAAAAATTCTATTCAGAAGTTGTCTCAGGGTCGATGAAGCCTGTCCTTGATACGATGGTTCGGATTAAAGAACAGGGCGTTTGGTTGGAAATCGTCAATTTGGTCATTCCAACGCAGAATGATGATCGCAATTCTTTGCGCGAGTTAAGTCGCTGGGTCGTGAATAATCTTGGAACCGACACGCCGGTTCATTTTACGCGCTTTTATCCGCATTATCAGATGAATAATCTTCCACCAACGCCGACGCGGACGCTGGAAACGGCTTACGAAATTGCGCGGGAAGCGGGAATTCAGTACGTTTACATCGGGAATGTTCCCCCAAATAAGAAGGAGAATACGTACTGTCCTTACTGCGGAAGTCTCTTAATCGAACGCGCTGGTTTTTCTGTCATCTCTAATAAAATTGTCGATGGAAAGTGCAGCGTTTGTCAAGCAAAAATTCCCGGAATCTGGAGGTAA